AGCAGCAACCAACAGAGCTGACGTACTTGACAAAGCTTTAATGCGTGCAGGACGTTTTGACAGACAAATTTTTGTTGACTTACCAGACATTCGAGAAAGAGCTGAAATTTTTAAAGTTCACCTAGCTCCTATTAAAAAAGTCGAAGGTCTTGACCTTGATTTCTTAGCAAAACAAACTCCAGGATTCTCGGGTGCTGATATTGCTAATGTTTGTAACGAAGCCGCTCTTATTGCCGCTCGTAACAACAAAGCTGCAGTTGACAGACAAGATTTCCTTGATGCAGTTGACAGAATCATTGGTGGTCTTGAAAAGAAAAATAAAATCATTACTCCAGAAGAAAAAAGAGCAATTGCAATTCATGAAGCTGGTCATGCTACTGTAAGCTGGATGTTAGAGCACGCTGCGCCGCTTATTAAAGTAACAATTGTTCCTCGCGGACAAAGTTTAGGTGCTGCTTGGTATCTTCCAGAAGAAAGACAAATCGTAAGAACAGATCAAATGTTAGACGAAATGTGTGCTACTATGGGAGGAAGAGCTGCTGAAAAGGTAACTTTTGACAGAATTTCGACTGGAGCACTAAGCGATTTAGAAAAAGTAACGCGTCAAGCTCGTGCGATGGTAACGATTTACGGTTTGAATGATAAAATCGGAAATGTTACGTATTACGATTCAACAGGACAAAGCGAATATAATTTCTCTAAACCATATTCTGATGAAACAGCAAAAATTATTGATGCTGAAATATCAGAACTAATTGAAGGTCAATACCAAAGAGCCATTCAAATTCTTGAAGAAAACAAAGACAAGCTAAATCAGCTTGCCGATATATTGATTGAAAAAGAAGTTATCTTTAAAGATGATTTAGAAGCAATTTTCGGAAAACGTACTTTTGATAAAAATTTAGAGGAAGTCGTTTCGTAAATTATTCAGTAAATAAGTAATATTTTTTAAAATCTTAATTCAAAATACCCTTTTGAATTAAGATTTTTTTATCTTTGAACGTTTTCAATTAACATGTAAAGCATTTCATATAAAAATGAATTTTTTCAAAAAAATATTTGGTTCCGGCGAATCTGCTTCTGACGAAGAACACGAAAGCGAATATTCAGGAACTTCTTCTGCCCCGAATAGTCATTTGTCTTTAGATGAACAATTCATTTTCAATTTCAAGAAAAATGGAGGTAAATTTCTATACTGTGAAAATAAAGATGAAGTTGTAGAACAATTTGAAAACATCTTAGAAGAAAATGACTGGTTCGAAAATGAAGTTTTATGTTATGAATCAGCTCTTTTTCCTTTATTAGAAGAAAACAAATTATTTTACATCGCTCCTTCTCATCCGAAATTTCTTTTAGCAAGCTGCGAAAATTTAATTGCAGATGAAGGCTCTATCTTGTTTTCATCAAGACAGATTAGACAAAACAAACCAAACGATTTACCAGCAAATATTGTTATTCTTGCTACAACAAGTCAAATTCTTCCCATGAAAAGTGATGGACTAAGCGCCATTAAACGTAAATACGAAAGAGATTACCCTACTAATATCACCACAATAAAATATTTCGAAAAAGCAAAAGAAGAAGATTTTACCCAATACGGAAGTGTTGCTAAAAACTTATATTTATTGCTCTTAGAAGATCTTTAAGATGAATGAAACACTGAAGAGAACCATTTCTGGTGCTGTTTATATCGCTTTACTATTAACTTCGATATTGTTTTCTACCGAAAGCTTTATTCTTCTTTTTGGCCTTTTTTTAATCATTACGATTTACGAATTCAGCAACATTGTAAATCTGAATAAAATTTCCTCAATTTTATTTGGTTTAATACTTTATTCATCGGTAATATTAATCAGTCATTACAATTTACAGACTGAGAACTTCCTAAATACAACTTTTAATTCAAACCTGATATTAAATGTAAATATTAAACAACTAGATTTAATACTGCTCGCTGTTACACTTGTCGTATCGATAAAATGTATTATTTTTTTGTTTTATGATTCTGTTCAAAAAATCAGCACTTCATCAAAATATTTGTATTTATTAGGATACATTACGCTTCCTTTTATTTTTACGGTAAAAATTTCATTTGGAACAAACAATTACAATCCGAAAATCATTATTGGTTTGTTTGTATTGATTTGGACAAATGATACTTTTGCTTATTTGGTTGGAAAATCAATGGGAAAACACAAACTTTTTGAGCGTGTATCTCCTAAAAAAACCATTGAAGGTTTTGTGGGTGGAATGGTGTTCGCGGCCTTTGCCGGATATTTAATTTCAAAATTATACATCCAGCCCAAACCTGAATTTAGCAGTAAATCAATTTTAATCTGGATGATTATTGCACTTATCGTAAGCTTTTTTGGAACTATCGGTGATTTAATTGAATCCAAATTCAAACGAATTGCGGGCGTAAAAGATAGTGGTTCAATCATGCCCGGTCATGGAGGTATTTTAGATCGATTAGATAGTGTTATATTTGTAGCACCAATTATATTTTTATTTTATCAAATTTTATATTATGTTTCATAAAGAAGGAGGCCCGTCTATTTTATTAGGTGTAGTTTTTACTGTTATTGTAGTCCTATTAGCTGACCAGTTTATTAATATTTATTGGTTACAAAAACTAGTGCAGATTTTTGCTTTAGCAGTTTTAATTATTATTCTACAATTTTTCAGAAACCCAAAAAGAATTGCGATTCGAAACAGCGATCACGTTCTTGCTCCGGTTGATGGAAAAGTGGTAGTTATTGAAGAAGTTTACGAAGGTGAATACTTCAAAGACAAACGTTTACAGGTTTCTATCTTTATGTCACCAATCAACGTACACGTTACACGTTACGCAATGGACGGAATTATAAAATTCAGTAAATACCATCCAGGAAAGTTTTTGGTAGCTTGGCATCCAAAAGCGAGTGAAGAAAACGAAAGAACGACTGTTGTGATCGAAAATGCTACTTTTGGAGCAATTCTTTACAGACAAATTGCTGGTGCTTTGGCACGTAGAATTGTAAATTATGCTAAAGAAGGAATGCAAGTGGTTCAAGGAACGGATGCAGGTTTTATTAAATTTGGATCTAGAGTAGATTTATTTTTACCTTTAGGTACACCAATTGATGTGGTTCTAGGCCAAAAAGCAATTGGAGGTAAAACTATTATCGCGACCAAAGCTTAAATGACAGAAAAAGATTTAGATACCCGTTTTTCTGAGGCTGTAGAAACTGCTTTAAAAATGACTCAAGCCTCTCTGCCGCAAGATGTGCAGTTAAGACTTTATGCGTTTTACAAACAGGCTACATTTGGAACAGCTGTCTACAATCAGTCTGACAATTTTGATTTAAGAAATGCTTTTAAAACAAATGCTTGGATGCAGATCAGCCATTTATCAGTAGACGAAGCAAAAGAGAATTATATCGAAATTATCAATTCACTAACATCAAAATAAATTATTATGAAGAATAACATGATTCGTTTCGGTATTTTGGCTTCATTCTTTCTATTATTTTCTTGTAATGATAACAATAAATTGACTGAAGTAGTTGAGGTGCCGCTGCCAACGAAAGAAGAAAAAATTACAATTGGATCACCAAACGATGTAAAAGCAGATCCGGGTTCATTTGAACTTACCAAATTACCTTTTGCCTACGATGGTTTAAGTCCTGCAATACGATCCTTAACTTTAGAAACACATTATTCTAAACATTACTTATCGTATACCAATAACTTTAATAAAGAGATTGTTTCGACTGAATACGAAAACATGCCTATTGAGGATATTTTGAAAAAACTAGACCTTAATAACGCTAAACTTCGTCAGAACGCTGGAGGATATTACAATCATACGCTTTATTTTAATGTTTTGGCTCAAAAAGAACAAACTCCAAAAGATACTTTGGCAGGTTCTATTAACAAAGAATTTGGTTCGTTTCATAATCTTACCAATCAGTTTAAAGCGCAGGCTGAAAAACAATTTGGATCAGGCTGGGTTTGGTTAGTAGTAGACCGATACGGAAAATTACAAATCACGACAACTGAAGATCAAGACAATCCGTTAATGAAAAACGCATTGATTCCGGGAACGCCAATTTTAGGTATTGATTTATGGGAACATGCTTATTATCTGGATTATCAAAACAGAAAAGGAAGTTATATCGATGCTTTTTACGAACATATTAATTGGGAAAAAGTAAACGAATATTATATAGAAGCCCTCAAAAAGGTTAAAAAAGTCTAATAAAAAAGCTGGTACGAATTAAGTATCAGCTTTTTTTTATACCTTAAAAGTACTTTTAGAAATTTAAGGATATGAAAGATATTGCAAATCGTTTTACAGAAAACCCTCTGTTATCGCCATCAGATCTGCCGCCAAGCAGAGAAGGATTAGAAATTACCTGTCTGTTAAATCCAGGCGTATTTCAGTTTCAAGATAAAACCTGGCTCGCAGTGAGAGTTGCCGAAAGACCCAAACAAGCAGAAAATATTATCTCCTTCCCTATTTTAACAGAAAACGGAACTATACAAATTATCGAAATTTTAAAAGATCATCCTGAACTTACCGCAACAGACGCACGAGTAATTAATTATCAAGGAATTGATTATTTAACGACTTTATCGCATATTAGGTTATTGTGCAGCGACGATGGACGTCACTTTTACGAACCAGAAGATTATCCGTATTTGGTAGGTGAAGGAATTTTAGAAACTTTCGGAATAGAAGATTGTCGTGTTTCTTTAATCGAAGGAAAATATTATTTGACATTCACATCAGTTTCTGGAAATGGTGTTGGCGTTGGACTTCGTACGACAACTGATTGGAAAAACTTTCAAAAACAAGGGATGATTCTGCCACCGCACAATAAAGACTGCGCCATTTTTGAAGAAAAAATAAACGGCTTATTTTATGCTTTACATCGTCCGAGCAGCGTAGATATTGGCGGGAATTACATTTGGATTGCTTCTTCACCCGATGGCCTTCACTGGGGAAATCATAAATGTATTATAAAGACTCGAAAAAATCATTGGGACAGCAAAAGAGTTGGCGCAGGAGCTGCACCCATTAAAACAGAATTTGGCTGGCTCGAAATTTATCATGGCGCGAATGAATTTCACCAATATTGTTTAGGTGCTTTTTTAATGGATTTAAATGATCCGTTCAGAGTCATTTCAAGAACCGAAACTCCTATTATGTTTCCTAAAACTCATTATGAATTAAGCGGATTTTTCGGAAATGTTGTATTTACAAACGGTCATATATTAGAACCAGACGGCGATACACTCACAGTTTATTATGGTGCTTCGGATGAATTTGTATGCGGTGCTCATTTTTCAATTAGAGAAATCCTATCTCTTCTTCAAAAGATATAAAAACAAAAAACTCGTTTAGACAGAACATCCAAACGAGTTTTTTTATGTCGTTAAGAAAAGTTATTATTCTACTTCATAAATAAATGATTCAGAAGGCTGAATTTTAATTCTAGCAGTTCCTTCTCCATTTTTAACGGTGAAATATGTTTTACTTTCTTGATACAATTTATCTAAAAGTACGTAAGACCCGTCTTTTAAATTCCATTTTGAAATTACATCAGACGGAATTTTTAATTCAAATTCACTTGCTTTTTCTGATGAGAAATTTACAATTACAATCAATTTTTGTTTTCCAGACCAGCGAACATATGAATAAAGTAAACCATCATAACCTGCATTTTGTCGGTTTACAGATTGAATTTCCTGAAAATTACCCATTAAAGCAGGGCTTTTAATAGAGAAATTTAATAATCGTTTGTAAAAGTCTCGTAAATTCTTCTCTGATTCAGATAATTTTCCTCCATCAAATTTTCCGTCGTTCATCCACTTTTGGTGACTTGGAACGCCGATATAATCGAAAATAGAAGTTCGAGAACGAGTTCCGAAACCTGCGTTTTCATTTCCAGCCTCTCCAACTTCCTGTCCGAAATAAATCATAGTTGGTGATGTGCTTATGGTTGCAGAAACTACCATTAATGGTTTTCCTCGCTCTGGTGTTCCAGCAAATTCTGGAGAAGCCAAACGCTGTTCGTCATGATTATCCAAAAAGTGAAGCATATGATGTTCAATATCCTCCATGCCTTTTTGAATGTTCGACAAATCATCTGGAGAAGCTTTTCCGCGAATGATATCTTTTAATTTATCATATGTTTCTACTTTATCATACAAATAATCCATTTTTCCTAAACGAATATAATTTCGATATTCATTCGGATTATATACTTCTGCTAATAAAAAAGCATCTGGATTTTTAGTTTTGATGGCTGAATTCATATAACTCCAAAATTCGTACGGCACCATTTCGGCCATATCGTAACGGAAACCATCTACACCCTTTTCTGTCCAATACAAAGCAATATCTTTAAACTTTTTCCAAGAATCTGGAACGTCTTTATCCTGCCAGAAAGCAAAATGTTCTTTGTATGATTTCTGGTCAAAACCAGCCGGAAGTTCTGGAAAATCTTTAGTACCATCAGGAAGAACACCGTAATTTACTTTTACTGTTTCATACCAGTCGTTCTGATCCGGTTTTGCTTTACGTGATCCGTTTCCTGTCCATTTTGCAGGATTTTCATCAAATTTTCCATCGATTAAAGGATTTTTTTCTCCATTTAAAGGATTAATTCCATTTGGGATTTCAAAAGGCGTATTTGGAATATAATAGAAATTATTGTCGCGTTTGTATTCAACCGTTACATCATCATTGGCACCAAAATCCTTTACCCCTTCAGGATTATTTTTCCCTTCATATTTTCGTGCAATATGATTCGGGACAATATCAATAATCACTTTTAAACCTGCTTTGTGAGTACGAGCAATCAAAGCTTCAAATTCCTGTAGTCTATTGGCTAGATTTTCAGCTAAATCAGGATTTACATTGTAATAATCTTTAACAGCATAAGGCGATCCGGCACGTCCCTTAACCACTTCAGGATCGTCGTTTGAGATTCCGTATGCAGTATAATCACGCACCAAAGCATGATGTGGAACGCCTGTATACCAAATGTAAGTAACACCTAAATCTTTAATTTCGTGAAGTGCTTTATCTGTAAAATCATTAAATTTTCCAACTCCGTTTTCTTCTATTGTCCCCCAAGGTTTATTAGTAGTATTTTTATTTCCGAATAAACGGGTAAAAACTTGATAAACGACCACTTTCTTCTCATTAGAATGATCTTCTTTTGCTTCACTCATTTTTAAATCTTTTGTTTTACATCCAGAAAAAAGCATGGCCAGTGCGATTCCTGCTGTAATAAATCTAACTTTAATCATATTTTATTTTTATAAACTTACTTTAAAATCTAAAACATGAATTTACAATTCATATCAGTTATTAAATTTAGTTTATTTTTTAAAACTCAAAAGAAACTCTTCTCCTATTGGCTCATCATAGTTGAAAAATAAACAACTACAACGTGAGAGTTCTAGGTTTTGTTGATAAATTCAATATCAAAAACACACAGCATTACCTTATAAATTTTGAATTATAAATTAATGCTAATAACAATATAAGGTTGTAACCTTTTTCATAAATTTGACAAAAATTTAATCACTTGAAGAAATCACTCTTTTTCATATTCTGTATGCTGTTTTTAGGCACACAATTCATTTCTGCCCAGAAGCCAAAAAGTGCAAAAGCACCTAAAAATGCGCAGGCTCCAAAGAAAATAAATATCGAACATTCTGATTTTTTAGATGTTGATCAGGTTTTGGTTCCCGATGGAATTTTGCTTACCGGAAATGTAAAAGTAAATCACGACGGGGTGGTTCTTACTTGTAATAAAGCGTATTATTTTCAGAAAGAAAATTATTTGAAAGCTTTTGGAAACGTACAATTGGTACAAGGTGATACTTTGTTTTTGAATAGTAAATATGCCGAATACAGTGGTAATATCAAGAAAGCATTTGCAACCGGCGATGCTGTTATGACTTCCCCTGATGCTACTTTGCAGACTGACACGATCAATTTTGACCGAAACATACAGCAGGTTTTTTACAATACCAAGGGTACAATCGTCAATAAAGACAACACATTGGTAAGTAAATCAGGAAGATATTATGTAGCCGAAAAGAAATTTCAGTTCCTGACCGAAGTTATCATAACGAATCCGAAATATGTTATAAAATCAAATCATTTGGATTATTACAGCAATTCGGGACATACGTATTTGTTTGGTCCTTCAACGATTACAAGTAAAGCCAATTATATTTATACTGAAAAAGGGTTTTATGATACCAAAAAGAATCTTGCGCATTTCCTGAGGCGATCGTACATAAAATACGACGACCGACTTATTGAAGGTGATAGTTTATACTACAACCGAAACATCGAATTTGCATCGGCAACACGAAATGTAAAAATTACCGATTCGATAAACCGCGGACTCGTAAAAGGACATTATGCCGAAATTTACAAACTAAAAGATTCAATGTTTGTAACCAAAAGAGCCGTTGCGATTAATTTAGTCGAAAATGATTCGGTTTACATTCACGGAAAAAAATTAATGGTGACTGGAAAAGAAGGCGAACGTATTCTAAGAGCTTTTAATAATGTTCGTTTCTATAAAACAGACATGAGCGGAAAATGCGATTCGATTCATTCCAACTCAAAAACAGCTTTAACCAAACTAATTGGTCATCCGATTTTATGGAATGGCGAAAGCCAGATTACAGGTGATATTATGCACTTAATTGGTGATAATAAAACCCGAAAATTGGATTCTTTAAAAGTACTCAACAATACTTTTATAATCTCAAAAGATACTCTCGGCACCGGATACAATCAGGTCAAGGGACTCAACTTGTTTGGAAAATTTCGGGAAGGAAAACTCCATGATGTGGATGTCATCAAAAATACTGAAGTCATTTATTTTATGCGAAATGATGCCAATGAGCTAATTGGTATTAATAAAAATGTGAGCAGTAAAATCAATATGATTCTTGAAAATAATGCGGTAGACAACATCACATTTTTCAATCGTGTAGACGGAGATATTTATCCTGAGGCTGATTTACCTGAAAATGCACGAAAACTTCGAGGTTTTGTCTGGCGAGGCGATGAAAGAATCAAATCTAAAGATGACATTTTTTCTGAAGAAGATAATGAACTGAATGATAAACTGATTAAAGAAGGAAAAGACGAGGAAGAAAAAGGTAAAAACGTTCCGCTGAAAGTTCGAAAGGAAACTTTGAATTACGACAAAAAGAAACCAGCAGCTAAAACAGAAGCCAAGCCTAAAGAGAAATAGTTTTTTAGTTTTCAGTCGCAGTTTTACAGTATTTATCTAAATGTTTCGAGTTTAGTAACACCTAGCATCTTTGTGATTTTGAAACTTTACAATTTTAAACCTTTAGAATTAACTTAAGCATAAAGTTAAAATCTTTGTACCTCAGTACCTTTGCAACTTTGAGCTTTAAAATAAAACGCAAAGCTAGAAACCTCAGTACTCAGTACCTTTGCAACTTAGCACCTTAAAAAAATGAATCCAGATTTTATAAAATATCAGGCACAAACTTCTCCTTACCCATTAGGAATGGAAGTGTCACATGCCATTGGCTCATATATTTAC
This is a stretch of genomic DNA from Flavobacterium endoglycinae. It encodes these proteins:
- a CDS encoding lactate utilization protein B/C — protein: MNFFKKIFGSGESASDEEHESEYSGTSSAPNSHLSLDEQFIFNFKKNGGKFLYCENKDEVVEQFENILEENDWFENEVLCYESALFPLLEENKLFYIAPSHPKFLLASCENLIADEGSILFSSRQIRQNKPNDLPANIVILATTSQILPMKSDGLSAIKRKYERDYPTNITTIKYFEKAKEEDFTQYGSVAKNLYLLLLEDL
- a CDS encoding phosphatidate cytidylyltransferase, translating into MNETLKRTISGAVYIALLLTSILFSTESFILLFGLFLIITIYEFSNIVNLNKISSILFGLILYSSVILISHYNLQTENFLNTTFNSNLILNVNIKQLDLILLAVTLVVSIKCIIFLFYDSVQKISTSSKYLYLLGYITLPFIFTVKISFGTNNYNPKIIIGLFVLIWTNDTFAYLVGKSMGKHKLFERVSPKKTIEGFVGGMVFAAFAGYLISKLYIQPKPEFSSKSILIWMIIALIVSFFGTIGDLIESKFKRIAGVKDSGSIMPGHGGILDRLDSVIFVAPIIFLFYQILYYVS
- a CDS encoding phosphatidylserine decarboxylase family protein, producing the protein MFHKEGGPSILLGVVFTVIVVLLADQFINIYWLQKLVQIFALAVLIIILQFFRNPKRIAIRNSDHVLAPVDGKVVVIEEVYEGEYFKDKRLQVSIFMSPINVHVTRYAMDGIIKFSKYHPGKFLVAWHPKASEENERTTVVIENATFGAILYRQIAGALARRIVNYAKEGMQVVQGTDAGFIKFGSRVDLFLPLGTPIDVVLGQKAIGGKTIIATKA
- a CDS encoding acyl-CoA-binding protein, whose product is MTEKDLDTRFSEAVETALKMTQASLPQDVQLRLYAFYKQATFGTAVYNQSDNFDLRNAFKTNAWMQISHLSVDEAKENYIEIINSLTSK
- a CDS encoding superoxide dismutase — encoded protein: MKNNMIRFGILASFFLLFSCNDNNKLTEVVEVPLPTKEEKITIGSPNDVKADPGSFELTKLPFAYDGLSPAIRSLTLETHYSKHYLSYTNNFNKEIVSTEYENMPIEDILKKLDLNNAKLRQNAGGYYNHTLYFNVLAQKEQTPKDTLAGSINKEFGSFHNLTNQFKAQAEKQFGSGWVWLVVDRYGKLQITTTEDQDNPLMKNALIPGTPILGIDLWEHAYYLDYQNRKGSYIDAFYEHINWEKVNEYYIEALKKVKKV
- a CDS encoding glycoside hydrolase family 130 protein, which encodes MKDIANRFTENPLLSPSDLPPSREGLEITCLLNPGVFQFQDKTWLAVRVAERPKQAENIISFPILTENGTIQIIEILKDHPELTATDARVINYQGIDYLTTLSHIRLLCSDDGRHFYEPEDYPYLVGEGILETFGIEDCRVSLIEGKYYLTFTSVSGNGVGVGLRTTTDWKNFQKQGMILPPHNKDCAIFEEKINGLFYALHRPSSVDIGGNYIWIASSPDGLHWGNHKCIIKTRKNHWDSKRVGAGAAPIKTEFGWLEIYHGANEFHQYCLGAFLMDLNDPFRVISRTETPIMFPKTHYELSGFFGNVVFTNGHILEPDGDTLTVYYGASDEFVCGAHFSIREILSLLQKI
- a CDS encoding alpha-amylase family protein, producing the protein MIKVRFITAGIALAMLFSGCKTKDLKMSEAKEDHSNEKKVVVYQVFTRLFGNKNTTNKPWGTIEENGVGKFNDFTDKALHEIKDLGVTYIWYTGVPHHALVRDYTAYGISNDDPEVVKGRAGSPYAVKDYYNVNPDLAENLANRLQEFEALIARTHKAGLKVIIDIVPNHIARKYEGKNNPEGVKDFGANDDVTVEYKRDNNFYYIPNTPFEIPNGINPLNGEKNPLIDGKFDENPAKWTGNGSRKAKPDQNDWYETVKVNYGVLPDGTKDFPELPAGFDQKSYKEHFAFWQDKDVPDSWKKFKDIALYWTEKGVDGFRYDMAEMVPYEFWSYMNSAIKTKNPDAFLLAEVYNPNEYRNYIRLGKMDYLYDKVETYDKLKDIIRGKASPDDLSNIQKGMEDIEHHMLHFLDNHDEQRLASPEFAGTPERGKPLMVVSATISTSPTMIYFGQEVGEAGNENAGFGTRSRTSIFDYIGVPSHQKWMNDGKFDGGKLSESEKNLRDFYKRLLNFSIKSPALMGNFQEIQSVNRQNAGYDGLLYSYVRWSGKQKLIVIVNFSSEKASEFELKIPSDVISKWNLKDGSYVLLDKLYQESKTYFTVKNGEGTARIKIQPSESFIYEVE
- a CDS encoding OstA-like protein, which translates into the protein MKKSLFFIFCMLFLGTQFISAQKPKSAKAPKNAQAPKKINIEHSDFLDVDQVLVPDGILLTGNVKVNHDGVVLTCNKAYYFQKENYLKAFGNVQLVQGDTLFLNSKYAEYSGNIKKAFATGDAVMTSPDATLQTDTINFDRNIQQVFYNTKGTIVNKDNTLVSKSGRYYVAEKKFQFLTEVIITNPKYVIKSNHLDYYSNSGHTYLFGPSTITSKANYIYTEKGFYDTKKNLAHFLRRSYIKYDDRLIEGDSLYYNRNIEFASATRNVKITDSINRGLVKGHYAEIYKLKDSMFVTKRAVAINLVENDSVYIHGKKLMVTGKEGERILRAFNNVRFYKTDMSGKCDSIHSNSKTALTKLIGHPILWNGESQITGDIMHLIGDNKTRKLDSLKVLNNTFIISKDTLGTGYNQVKGLNLFGKFREGKLHDVDVIKNTEVIYFMRNDANELIGINKNVSSKINMILENNAVDNITFFNRVDGDIYPEADLPENARKLRGFVWRGDERIKSKDDIFSEEDNELNDKLIKEGKDEEEKGKNVPLKVRKETLNYDKKKPAAKTEAKPKEK